Proteins from a single region of Gasterosteus aculeatus chromosome 20, fGasAcu3.hap1.1, whole genome shotgun sequence:
- the l3mbtl1b gene encoding lethal(3)malignant brain tumor-like protein 4 isoform X11, with the protein MTDTPPRDGPSQGAEFDMMGALDWKDGIATLPGSDIRFRMTEFGTLEIVTDLEAKGQKAEPETLDPAQSHTPTPPPEGQSQTSKATAPAPANQSQPGSSQSKVPGPVLLSLEEGPSVEGPSVEVGPSVEPSSGRSSPGEARESQAADGERLGKRVRKKRKMYMDSGDEEEDNQEEPEEKAKTAKGRRGAKIAKLVTGPANKKRAWSWPSYLEEEKAIAAPAKLFKEHQSLPQSRNSFKVGMKLEGLDPSHPSLFCVLSVAEIQGYRVRLHFDGYPECYDFWANADSWDMKPAGWCEKNGHKLLLPKGCKDGEFNWSMYVKNCRGQLAPKHLFKSLNTSVTPSGFRAGMKLEAIDRKNPSLVCVATIAAVVDNRLLIHFDNWDDTYDYWCDASSPYIHPVGYCEDAELTLTTPAEYKQPKSFSWEKYLEETGTQAAPARAFKPRPPHGFQIGMKVEAVDKRNPMLIRVATIADTEDHRLKIHFDGWSSEYDYWVETDYPDLHPVGWCQKTGHPLQYPNGSSDLVTAPGQGCPTRGCNGVGHIRGPRYGTHYTQVSCPYSETNLNKEGLLPDRLSGERPLALSGPHPRGRRPDPSTNTATPTTSAPEQAEGAEDSHSRKPLTVEAERLARNTQPEPPGGASEQCHNGTRPKRTAPVPKYLKMHYVKEEIDDGKASPDAISLQQALHESVFSPGLSASPPHRVSLCWDKHCQLLPEVLGLTAKRVATWSAEEVATFVKGLPGCKEHAATFKTEQIDGEAFLLLTQGDIVKILSIKLGPALKIYNSILMLKNADEE; encoded by the exons ATGACCGACACTCCTCCAAGGGACGGCCCCTCCCAGGGCGCTGAGTTCGATATGATGGGGGCTCTGGACTGGAAGGACGGTATTGCCACGCTGCCGGGAAGTGACATCAGG TTTCGCATGACAGAGTTCGGGACTCTGGAAATCGTCACAGACCTAGAGGCCAAAGGACAGAAGGCCGAGCCTGAGACGTTGGACCCAGCACAGTCTCACACTCCTACACCTCCACCAGAGGGACAATCACAGACTAGCAAAGCcacagctccagctccagccaaTCAGAGTCAGCCAGGATCATCTCAAAGTAAAG TTCCTGGTCCCGTGCTTCTGTCTTTAGAAGAGGGACCTAGTGTGGAGGGCCCCAGTGTGGAGGTCGGCCCCAGTGTAGAG CCCTCCAGCGGCAGATCGTCCCCGGGAGAAGCAAGGGAGAGTCAAGCAGCTGATGGTGAAAGGCTGGGTAAACGTGTGCGCAAAAAGAGGAAGATGTATATGGATTCtggggatgaagaggaagacaaCCAAGAGGAACCAGAG GAAAAGGCCAAGACTgccaaagggaggagaggagccaaAATTGCCAAACTGG TGACCGGCCCAGCCAATAAGAAACGGGCGTGGAGCTGGCCTTCTTATTTAGAGGAGGAAAAGGCCATCGCTGCTCCTGCTAAACTATTCAAAGAG CACCAGTCACTTCCTCAAAGCAGGAACAGTTTTAAAGTGGGAATGAAGCTGGAGGGGCTGGACCCGTCGCACCCCTCCCTGTTCTGTGTTCTATCTGTTGCAGAG ATACAAGGCTATAGGGTGAGGCTCCACTTTGATGGTTACCCAGAATGCTACGACTTCTGGGCCAACGCAGACTCTTGGGATATGAAACCTGCCGGCTGGTGCGAGAAGAATGGGCACAAGTTATTGTTACCTAAAG GTTGTAAGGATGGAGAGTTTAATTGGAGCATGTACGTGAAGAACTGTAGGGGTCAGCTGGCCCCAAAACACCTTTTCAAGAGTCTCAACACA TCGGTGACTCCGTCTGGGTTTCGAGCTGGGATGAAGCTGGAGGCGATTGATAGAAAGAACCCGTCTTTGGTCTGTGTCGCAAccattgctgctgttgttgacaACCGGCTGCTCATTCATTTTGACAACTGGGATGATACATATGATTATTG GTGTGACGCTAGCAGCCCGTACATCCATCCTGTGGGATACTGTGAAGATGCTGAGCTTACTCTGACTACTCCAGCTG AATACAAGCAACCCAAGAGCTTCTCGTGGGAGAAATACCTGGAGGAAACAGGCACACAGGCGGCTCCTGCTCGTGCTTTTAAACCA cgaCCTCCACATGGCTTCCAGATCGGGATGAAAGTGGAAGCTGTGGATAAGAGAAACCCCATGCTCATCCGTGTTGCAACAATAGCGGACACAGAGGACCACCGACTGAAG ATTCATTTTGATGGCTGGAGCTCAGAATATGACTATTGGGTGGAGACCGACTACCCGGATTTGCACCCTGTAGGCTGGTGTCAGAAAACAGGACACCCGCTACAATACCCTAACg GTTCCAGTGATTTAGTGACTGCCCCGGGTCAAGGTTGTCCTACCCGAGGATGCAACGGGGTCGGCCACATCAGAGGTCCTCGCTACGGGACCCACTACAC TCAAGTGAGCTGTCCCTATTCGGAGACCAATCTGAACAAGGAGGGCTTGCTGCCAGACCGCCTCAGTGGAGAACGGCCCCTCGCCCTCAGTGGACCTCATCCACGCGGGCGCCGCCCCGACCCTAGTACCAACACCGCAACACCGACCACCTCAGCGCCAGAGCAGGCGGAAGGAGCTGAAGACTCTCACAGCAG GAAACCGTTGACAGTGGAGGCTGAGCGTTTAGCACGTAACACTCAGCCCGAGCCACCGGGCGGAGCCAGTGAGCAGTGTCACAACGGGACGAGGCCTAAACG GACCGCTCCAGTTCCCAAATACCTGAAAATGCACTACGTCAAAGAGGAGATTGACGATGGCaaag CCTCTCCAGACGCCATCTCCCTCCAGCAGGCCCTCCACGAGTCCGTGTTTTCCCCTGGCctctccgcctcccccccccaccgggtGTCTCTCTGCTGGGACAAACATTGCCAGCTGCTGCCTGAGGTCCTGGGGCTGACTGCCAAGCGAGTGGCCACTTGGAGCGCAGAGGAG GTGGCCACTTTTGTCAAAGGCCTTCCAGGATGTAAAGAACACGCTGCTACGTTTAAAACCGAG CAAATAGACGGCGAGGCCTTCCTGCTGCTCACCCAAGGGGACATCGTCAAGATCCTGTCCATCAAATTAGGACCCGCCCTGAAGATCTACAACTCCATCCTCATGTTGAAGAATGCAGACGAAGAGTAA
- the l3mbtl1b gene encoding lethal(3)malignant brain tumor-like protein 4 isoform X4, producing the protein MTDTPPRDGPSQGAEFDMMGALDWKDGIATLPGSDIRFRMTEFGTLEIVTDLEAKGQKAEPETLDPAQSHTPTPPPEGQSQTSKATAPAPANQSQPGSSQSKVPGPVLLSLEEGPSVEGPSVEVGPSVEVGSNADAAQNGELSRCRACDGRVPPGAFFQGKFCSSVCAQPSSGRSSPGEARESQAADGERLGKRVRKKRKMYMDSGDEEEDNQEEPEEKAKTAKGRRGAKIAKLVTGPANKKRAWSWPSYLEEEKAIAAPAKLFKEHQSLPQSRNSFKVGMKLEGLDPSHPSLFCVLSVAEIQGYRVRLHFDGYPECYDFWANADSWDMKPAGWCEKNGHKLLLPKGCKDGEFNWSMYVKNCRGQLAPKHLFKSLNTSVTPSGFRAGMKLEAIDRKNPSLVCVATIAAVVDNRLLIHFDNWDDTYDYWCDASSPYIHPVGYCEDAELTLTTPAGKTQTKTHVEYKQPKSFSWEKYLEETGTQAAPARAFKPRPPHGFQIGMKVEAVDKRNPMLIRVATIADTEDHRLKIHFDGWSSEYDYWVETDYPDLHPVGWCQKTGHPLQYPNGSSDLVTAPGQGCPTRGCNGVGHIRGPRYGTHYTQVSCPYSETNLNKEGLLPDRLSGERPLALSGPHPRGRRPDPSTNTATPTTSAPEQAEGAEDSHSRKPLTVEAERLARNTQPEPPGGASEQCHNGTRPKRTAPVPKYLKMHYVKEEIDDGKASPDAISLQQALHESVFSPGLSASPPHRVSLCWDKHCQLLPEVLGLTAKRVATWSAEEVATFVKGLPGCKEHAATFKTEQIDGEAFLLLTQGDIVKILSIKLGPALKIYNSILMLKNADEE; encoded by the exons ATGACCGACACTCCTCCAAGGGACGGCCCCTCCCAGGGCGCTGAGTTCGATATGATGGGGGCTCTGGACTGGAAGGACGGTATTGCCACGCTGCCGGGAAGTGACATCAGG TTTCGCATGACAGAGTTCGGGACTCTGGAAATCGTCACAGACCTAGAGGCCAAAGGACAGAAGGCCGAGCCTGAGACGTTGGACCCAGCACAGTCTCACACTCCTACACCTCCACCAGAGGGACAATCACAGACTAGCAAAGCcacagctccagctccagccaaTCAGAGTCAGCCAGGATCATCTCAAAGTAAAG TTCCTGGTCCCGTGCTTCTGTCTTTAGAAGAGGGACCTAGTGTGGAGGGCCCCAGTGTGGAGGTCGGCCCCAGTGTAGAGGTAGGCTCTAACGCAGACGCGGCTCAAAATGGGGAGCTGTCAAGGTGCCGGGCCTGTGATGGCCGTGTCCCCCCGGGTGCCTTCTTCCAGGGCAAGTTCTGTAGCTCCGTTTGTGCTCAGCCCTCCAGCGGCAGATCGTCCCCGGGAGAAGCAAGGGAGAGTCAAGCAGCTGATGGTGAAAGGCTGGGTAAACGTGTGCGCAAAAAGAGGAAGATGTATATGGATTCtggggatgaagaggaagacaaCCAAGAGGAACCAGAG GAAAAGGCCAAGACTgccaaagggaggagaggagccaaAATTGCCAAACTGG TGACCGGCCCAGCCAATAAGAAACGGGCGTGGAGCTGGCCTTCTTATTTAGAGGAGGAAAAGGCCATCGCTGCTCCTGCTAAACTATTCAAAGAG CACCAGTCACTTCCTCAAAGCAGGAACAGTTTTAAAGTGGGAATGAAGCTGGAGGGGCTGGACCCGTCGCACCCCTCCCTGTTCTGTGTTCTATCTGTTGCAGAG ATACAAGGCTATAGGGTGAGGCTCCACTTTGATGGTTACCCAGAATGCTACGACTTCTGGGCCAACGCAGACTCTTGGGATATGAAACCTGCCGGCTGGTGCGAGAAGAATGGGCACAAGTTATTGTTACCTAAAG GTTGTAAGGATGGAGAGTTTAATTGGAGCATGTACGTGAAGAACTGTAGGGGTCAGCTGGCCCCAAAACACCTTTTCAAGAGTCTCAACACA TCGGTGACTCCGTCTGGGTTTCGAGCTGGGATGAAGCTGGAGGCGATTGATAGAAAGAACCCGTCTTTGGTCTGTGTCGCAAccattgctgctgttgttgacaACCGGCTGCTCATTCATTTTGACAACTGGGATGATACATATGATTATTG GTGTGACGCTAGCAGCCCGTACATCCATCCTGTGGGATACTGTGAAGATGCTGAGCTTACTCTGACTACTCCAGCTGGTAAGACACAGACCAAGACACACGTGG AATACAAGCAACCCAAGAGCTTCTCGTGGGAGAAATACCTGGAGGAAACAGGCACACAGGCGGCTCCTGCTCGTGCTTTTAAACCA cgaCCTCCACATGGCTTCCAGATCGGGATGAAAGTGGAAGCTGTGGATAAGAGAAACCCCATGCTCATCCGTGTTGCAACAATAGCGGACACAGAGGACCACCGACTGAAG ATTCATTTTGATGGCTGGAGCTCAGAATATGACTATTGGGTGGAGACCGACTACCCGGATTTGCACCCTGTAGGCTGGTGTCAGAAAACAGGACACCCGCTACAATACCCTAACg GTTCCAGTGATTTAGTGACTGCCCCGGGTCAAGGTTGTCCTACCCGAGGATGCAACGGGGTCGGCCACATCAGAGGTCCTCGCTACGGGACCCACTACAC TCAAGTGAGCTGTCCCTATTCGGAGACCAATCTGAACAAGGAGGGCTTGCTGCCAGACCGCCTCAGTGGAGAACGGCCCCTCGCCCTCAGTGGACCTCATCCACGCGGGCGCCGCCCCGACCCTAGTACCAACACCGCAACACCGACCACCTCAGCGCCAGAGCAGGCGGAAGGAGCTGAAGACTCTCACAGCAG GAAACCGTTGACAGTGGAGGCTGAGCGTTTAGCACGTAACACTCAGCCCGAGCCACCGGGCGGAGCCAGTGAGCAGTGTCACAACGGGACGAGGCCTAAACG GACCGCTCCAGTTCCCAAATACCTGAAAATGCACTACGTCAAAGAGGAGATTGACGATGGCaaag CCTCTCCAGACGCCATCTCCCTCCAGCAGGCCCTCCACGAGTCCGTGTTTTCCCCTGGCctctccgcctcccccccccaccgggtGTCTCTCTGCTGGGACAAACATTGCCAGCTGCTGCCTGAGGTCCTGGGGCTGACTGCCAAGCGAGTGGCCACTTGGAGCGCAGAGGAG GTGGCCACTTTTGTCAAAGGCCTTCCAGGATGTAAAGAACACGCTGCTACGTTTAAAACCGAG CAAATAGACGGCGAGGCCTTCCTGCTGCTCACCCAAGGGGACATCGTCAAGATCCTGTCCATCAAATTAGGACCCGCCCTGAAGATCTACAACTCCATCCTCATGTTGAAGAATGCAGACGAAGAGTAA
- the l3mbtl1b gene encoding lethal(3)malignant brain tumor-like protein 4 isoform X2: MEMLVAEPVSPNPQVGDIIGVGMTDTPPRDGPSQGAEFDMMGALDWKDGIATLPGSDIRFRMTEFGTLEIVTDLEAKGQKAEPETLDPAQSHTPTPPPEGQSQTSKATAPAPANQSQPGSSQSKEEGPSVEGPSVEVGPSVEVGSNADAAQNGELSRCRACDGRVPPGAFFQGKFCSSVCAQPSSGRSSPGEARESQAADGERLGKRVRKKRKMYMDSGDEEEDNQEEPEEKAKTAKGRRGAKIAKLVTGPANKKRAWSWPSYLEEEKAIAAPAKLFKEHQSLPQSRNSFKVGMKLEGLDPSHPSLFCVLSVAEIQGYRVRLHFDGYPECYDFWANADSWDMKPAGWCEKNGHKLLLPKGCKDGEFNWSMYVKNCRGQLAPKHLFKSLNTSVTPSGFRAGMKLEAIDRKNPSLVCVATIAAVVDNRLLIHFDNWDDTYDYWCDASSPYIHPVGYCEDAELTLTTPAGKTQTKTHVEYKQPKSFSWEKYLEETGTQAAPARAFKPRPPHGFQIGMKVEAVDKRNPMLIRVATIADTEDHRLKIHFDGWSSEYDYWVETDYPDLHPVGWCQKTGHPLQYPNGSSDLVTAPGQGCPTRGCNGVGHIRGPRYGTHYTQVSCPYSETNLNKEGLLPDRLSGERPLALSGPHPRGRRPDPSTNTATPTTSAPEQAEGAEDSHSRKPLTVEAERLARNTQPEPPGGASEQCHNGTRPKRTAPVPKYLKMHYVKEEIDDGKASPDAISLQQALHESVFSPGLSASPPHRVSLCWDKHCQLLPEVLGLTAKRVATWSAEEVATFVKGLPGCKEHAATFKTEQIDGEAFLLLTQGDIVKILSIKLGPALKIYNSILMLKNADEE; encoded by the exons GTTGGGGATATCATAGGAGTTGGAATGACCGACACTCCTCCAAGGGACGGCCCCTCCCAGGGCGCTGAGTTCGATATGATGGGGGCTCTGGACTGGAAGGACGGTATTGCCACGCTGCCGGGAAGTGACATCAGG TTTCGCATGACAGAGTTCGGGACTCTGGAAATCGTCACAGACCTAGAGGCCAAAGGACAGAAGGCCGAGCCTGAGACGTTGGACCCAGCACAGTCTCACACTCCTACACCTCCACCAGAGGGACAATCACAGACTAGCAAAGCcacagctccagctccagccaaTCAGAGTCAGCCAGGATCATCTCAAAGTAAAG AAGAGGGACCTAGTGTGGAGGGCCCCAGTGTGGAGGTCGGCCCCAGTGTAGAGGTAGGCTCTAACGCAGACGCGGCTCAAAATGGGGAGCTGTCAAGGTGCCGGGCCTGTGATGGCCGTGTCCCCCCGGGTGCCTTCTTCCAGGGCAAGTTCTGTAGCTCCGTTTGTGCTCAGCCCTCCAGCGGCAGATCGTCCCCGGGAGAAGCAAGGGAGAGTCAAGCAGCTGATGGTGAAAGGCTGGGTAAACGTGTGCGCAAAAAGAGGAAGATGTATATGGATTCtggggatgaagaggaagacaaCCAAGAGGAACCAGAG GAAAAGGCCAAGACTgccaaagggaggagaggagccaaAATTGCCAAACTGG TGACCGGCCCAGCCAATAAGAAACGGGCGTGGAGCTGGCCTTCTTATTTAGAGGAGGAAAAGGCCATCGCTGCTCCTGCTAAACTATTCAAAGAG CACCAGTCACTTCCTCAAAGCAGGAACAGTTTTAAAGTGGGAATGAAGCTGGAGGGGCTGGACCCGTCGCACCCCTCCCTGTTCTGTGTTCTATCTGTTGCAGAG ATACAAGGCTATAGGGTGAGGCTCCACTTTGATGGTTACCCAGAATGCTACGACTTCTGGGCCAACGCAGACTCTTGGGATATGAAACCTGCCGGCTGGTGCGAGAAGAATGGGCACAAGTTATTGTTACCTAAAG GTTGTAAGGATGGAGAGTTTAATTGGAGCATGTACGTGAAGAACTGTAGGGGTCAGCTGGCCCCAAAACACCTTTTCAAGAGTCTCAACACA TCGGTGACTCCGTCTGGGTTTCGAGCTGGGATGAAGCTGGAGGCGATTGATAGAAAGAACCCGTCTTTGGTCTGTGTCGCAAccattgctgctgttgttgacaACCGGCTGCTCATTCATTTTGACAACTGGGATGATACATATGATTATTG GTGTGACGCTAGCAGCCCGTACATCCATCCTGTGGGATACTGTGAAGATGCTGAGCTTACTCTGACTACTCCAGCTGGTAAGACACAGACCAAGACACACGTGG AATACAAGCAACCCAAGAGCTTCTCGTGGGAGAAATACCTGGAGGAAACAGGCACACAGGCGGCTCCTGCTCGTGCTTTTAAACCA cgaCCTCCACATGGCTTCCAGATCGGGATGAAAGTGGAAGCTGTGGATAAGAGAAACCCCATGCTCATCCGTGTTGCAACAATAGCGGACACAGAGGACCACCGACTGAAG ATTCATTTTGATGGCTGGAGCTCAGAATATGACTATTGGGTGGAGACCGACTACCCGGATTTGCACCCTGTAGGCTGGTGTCAGAAAACAGGACACCCGCTACAATACCCTAACg GTTCCAGTGATTTAGTGACTGCCCCGGGTCAAGGTTGTCCTACCCGAGGATGCAACGGGGTCGGCCACATCAGAGGTCCTCGCTACGGGACCCACTACAC TCAAGTGAGCTGTCCCTATTCGGAGACCAATCTGAACAAGGAGGGCTTGCTGCCAGACCGCCTCAGTGGAGAACGGCCCCTCGCCCTCAGTGGACCTCATCCACGCGGGCGCCGCCCCGACCCTAGTACCAACACCGCAACACCGACCACCTCAGCGCCAGAGCAGGCGGAAGGAGCTGAAGACTCTCACAGCAG GAAACCGTTGACAGTGGAGGCTGAGCGTTTAGCACGTAACACTCAGCCCGAGCCACCGGGCGGAGCCAGTGAGCAGTGTCACAACGGGACGAGGCCTAAACG GACCGCTCCAGTTCCCAAATACCTGAAAATGCACTACGTCAAAGAGGAGATTGACGATGGCaaag CCTCTCCAGACGCCATCTCCCTCCAGCAGGCCCTCCACGAGTCCGTGTTTTCCCCTGGCctctccgcctcccccccccaccgggtGTCTCTCTGCTGGGACAAACATTGCCAGCTGCTGCCTGAGGTCCTGGGGCTGACTGCCAAGCGAGTGGCCACTTGGAGCGCAGAGGAG GTGGCCACTTTTGTCAAAGGCCTTCCAGGATGTAAAGAACACGCTGCTACGTTTAAAACCGAG CAAATAGACGGCGAGGCCTTCCTGCTGCTCACCCAAGGGGACATCGTCAAGATCCTGTCCATCAAATTAGGACCCGCCCTGAAGATCTACAACTCCATCCTCATGTTGAAGAATGCAGACGAAGAGTAA
- the l3mbtl1b gene encoding lethal(3)malignant brain tumor-like protein 4 isoform X6 translates to MTDTPPRDGPSQGAEFDMMGALDWKDGIATLPGSDIRFRMTEFGTLEIVTDLEAKGQKAEPETLDPAQSHTPTPPPEGQSQTSKATAPAPANQSQPGSSQSKEEGPSVEGPSVEVGPSVEVGSNADAAQNGELSRCRACDGRVPPGAFFQGKFCSSVCAQPSSGRSSPGEARESQAADGERLGKRVRKKRKMYMDSGDEEEDNQEEPEEKAKTAKGRRGAKIAKLVTGPANKKRAWSWPSYLEEEKAIAAPAKLFKEHQSLPQSRNSFKVGMKLEGLDPSHPSLFCVLSVAEIQGYRVRLHFDGYPECYDFWANADSWDMKPAGWCEKNGHKLLLPKGCKDGEFNWSMYVKNCRGQLAPKHLFKSLNTSVTPSGFRAGMKLEAIDRKNPSLVCVATIAAVVDNRLLIHFDNWDDTYDYWCDASSPYIHPVGYCEDAELTLTTPAGKTQTKTHVEYKQPKSFSWEKYLEETGTQAAPARAFKPRPPHGFQIGMKVEAVDKRNPMLIRVATIADTEDHRLKIHFDGWSSEYDYWVETDYPDLHPVGWCQKTGHPLQYPNGSSDLVTAPGQGCPTRGCNGVGHIRGPRYGTHYTQVSCPYSETNLNKEGLLPDRLSGERPLALSGPHPRGRRPDPSTNTATPTTSAPEQAEGAEDSHSRKPLTVEAERLARNTQPEPPGGASEQCHNGTRPKRTAPVPKYLKMHYVKEEIDDGKASPDAISLQQALHESVFSPGLSASPPHRVSLCWDKHCQLLPEVLGLTAKRVATWSAEEVATFVKGLPGCKEHAATFKTEQIDGEAFLLLTQGDIVKILSIKLGPALKIYNSILMLKNADEE, encoded by the exons ATGACCGACACTCCTCCAAGGGACGGCCCCTCCCAGGGCGCTGAGTTCGATATGATGGGGGCTCTGGACTGGAAGGACGGTATTGCCACGCTGCCGGGAAGTGACATCAGG TTTCGCATGACAGAGTTCGGGACTCTGGAAATCGTCACAGACCTAGAGGCCAAAGGACAGAAGGCCGAGCCTGAGACGTTGGACCCAGCACAGTCTCACACTCCTACACCTCCACCAGAGGGACAATCACAGACTAGCAAAGCcacagctccagctccagccaaTCAGAGTCAGCCAGGATCATCTCAAAGTAAAG AAGAGGGACCTAGTGTGGAGGGCCCCAGTGTGGAGGTCGGCCCCAGTGTAGAGGTAGGCTCTAACGCAGACGCGGCTCAAAATGGGGAGCTGTCAAGGTGCCGGGCCTGTGATGGCCGTGTCCCCCCGGGTGCCTTCTTCCAGGGCAAGTTCTGTAGCTCCGTTTGTGCTCAGCCCTCCAGCGGCAGATCGTCCCCGGGAGAAGCAAGGGAGAGTCAAGCAGCTGATGGTGAAAGGCTGGGTAAACGTGTGCGCAAAAAGAGGAAGATGTATATGGATTCtggggatgaagaggaagacaaCCAAGAGGAACCAGAG GAAAAGGCCAAGACTgccaaagggaggagaggagccaaAATTGCCAAACTGG TGACCGGCCCAGCCAATAAGAAACGGGCGTGGAGCTGGCCTTCTTATTTAGAGGAGGAAAAGGCCATCGCTGCTCCTGCTAAACTATTCAAAGAG CACCAGTCACTTCCTCAAAGCAGGAACAGTTTTAAAGTGGGAATGAAGCTGGAGGGGCTGGACCCGTCGCACCCCTCCCTGTTCTGTGTTCTATCTGTTGCAGAG ATACAAGGCTATAGGGTGAGGCTCCACTTTGATGGTTACCCAGAATGCTACGACTTCTGGGCCAACGCAGACTCTTGGGATATGAAACCTGCCGGCTGGTGCGAGAAGAATGGGCACAAGTTATTGTTACCTAAAG GTTGTAAGGATGGAGAGTTTAATTGGAGCATGTACGTGAAGAACTGTAGGGGTCAGCTGGCCCCAAAACACCTTTTCAAGAGTCTCAACACA TCGGTGACTCCGTCTGGGTTTCGAGCTGGGATGAAGCTGGAGGCGATTGATAGAAAGAACCCGTCTTTGGTCTGTGTCGCAAccattgctgctgttgttgacaACCGGCTGCTCATTCATTTTGACAACTGGGATGATACATATGATTATTG GTGTGACGCTAGCAGCCCGTACATCCATCCTGTGGGATACTGTGAAGATGCTGAGCTTACTCTGACTACTCCAGCTGGTAAGACACAGACCAAGACACACGTGG AATACAAGCAACCCAAGAGCTTCTCGTGGGAGAAATACCTGGAGGAAACAGGCACACAGGCGGCTCCTGCTCGTGCTTTTAAACCA cgaCCTCCACATGGCTTCCAGATCGGGATGAAAGTGGAAGCTGTGGATAAGAGAAACCCCATGCTCATCCGTGTTGCAACAATAGCGGACACAGAGGACCACCGACTGAAG ATTCATTTTGATGGCTGGAGCTCAGAATATGACTATTGGGTGGAGACCGACTACCCGGATTTGCACCCTGTAGGCTGGTGTCAGAAAACAGGACACCCGCTACAATACCCTAACg GTTCCAGTGATTTAGTGACTGCCCCGGGTCAAGGTTGTCCTACCCGAGGATGCAACGGGGTCGGCCACATCAGAGGTCCTCGCTACGGGACCCACTACAC TCAAGTGAGCTGTCCCTATTCGGAGACCAATCTGAACAAGGAGGGCTTGCTGCCAGACCGCCTCAGTGGAGAACGGCCCCTCGCCCTCAGTGGACCTCATCCACGCGGGCGCCGCCCCGACCCTAGTACCAACACCGCAACACCGACCACCTCAGCGCCAGAGCAGGCGGAAGGAGCTGAAGACTCTCACAGCAG GAAACCGTTGACAGTGGAGGCTGAGCGTTTAGCACGTAACACTCAGCCCGAGCCACCGGGCGGAGCCAGTGAGCAGTGTCACAACGGGACGAGGCCTAAACG GACCGCTCCAGTTCCCAAATACCTGAAAATGCACTACGTCAAAGAGGAGATTGACGATGGCaaag CCTCTCCAGACGCCATCTCCCTCCAGCAGGCCCTCCACGAGTCCGTGTTTTCCCCTGGCctctccgcctcccccccccaccgggtGTCTCTCTGCTGGGACAAACATTGCCAGCTGCTGCCTGAGGTCCTGGGGCTGACTGCCAAGCGAGTGGCCACTTGGAGCGCAGAGGAG GTGGCCACTTTTGTCAAAGGCCTTCCAGGATGTAAAGAACACGCTGCTACGTTTAAAACCGAG CAAATAGACGGCGAGGCCTTCCTGCTGCTCACCCAAGGGGACATCGTCAAGATCCTGTCCATCAAATTAGGACCCGCCCTGAAGATCTACAACTCCATCCTCATGTTGAAGAATGCAGACGAAGAGTAA